In Nocardioides sp. zg-1228, a single window of DNA contains:
- a CDS encoding NAD(P)/FAD-dependent oxidoreductase: MSSREHVDVLIIGAGLSGIGAAAHLATDLPQTTYAVWERRDASGGTWDLFRYPGVRSDSDMHTLGYRFRPWRGDTALADGASILAYLRDTAREHGVDRHIRYGHRVVAADWDSSAARWTVTAEVDGERRTITAGFLWACSGYYDYDAGHAPHFEGQERFGGRLVHPQRWPDDLDHTGKRVVVIGSGATAVTLVPALADTGAAHVTMLQRSPTYVLPVPATDGVKGRLTRLVGEDRSYVVTRWKNIALQAALYRASRRRPDLVRRFVRRVNVAQLPAGYAVDTHFNPAYDPWDQRMCLVPDGDLFRAIGDGRAEVVTDRIATFTETGVELESGRRLEADVVVTATGLSLQVFGGAELSVDGETVEPRDTMAYRAMMLSGVPNFAFTIGYTNASWTLKADLVSEYVVRLLTRMRATGERSVVPVRDPSVEEVPLMDFDAGYIQRVVHTLPRQGTVAPWTLRQSYLHDARTIRRAPLDDGVLDWS, translated from the coding sequence GTGAGCAGTCGCGAGCACGTCGACGTGCTGATCATCGGGGCCGGGCTGTCGGGCATCGGCGCGGCCGCGCACCTGGCCACCGACCTGCCGCAGACGACGTACGCCGTGTGGGAGCGCCGCGACGCCAGCGGCGGCACGTGGGACCTCTTCCGCTACCCGGGCGTGCGCTCCGACTCCGACATGCACACGCTGGGCTACCGCTTCCGGCCGTGGCGCGGCGACACGGCGCTGGCCGACGGCGCCTCGATCCTGGCCTACCTGCGCGACACCGCGCGCGAGCACGGCGTCGACCGCCACATCCGCTACGGGCACCGCGTCGTCGCGGCGGACTGGGACTCGAGCGCCGCACGGTGGACGGTGACCGCCGAGGTCGACGGCGAGCGGCGCACCATCACCGCCGGCTTCCTCTGGGCGTGCAGCGGCTACTACGACTACGACGCCGGCCACGCCCCGCACTTCGAGGGACAGGAGCGCTTCGGCGGCCGGCTCGTGCACCCGCAGCGCTGGCCCGACGACCTCGACCACACCGGCAAGCGCGTGGTCGTGATCGGCTCGGGCGCCACCGCCGTCACCCTCGTGCCCGCCCTCGCCGACACGGGCGCCGCGCACGTCACCATGCTGCAGCGCTCGCCGACCTACGTCCTCCCGGTGCCGGCCACGGACGGGGTGAAGGGGCGGCTGACCAGGCTGGTGGGGGAGGACCGCTCCTACGTCGTGACCCGCTGGAAGAACATCGCGCTGCAGGCCGCGCTCTACCGCGCGAGCCGCCGCCGCCCCGACCTCGTGCGCCGCTTCGTGCGCCGGGTCAACGTGGCGCAGCTGCCGGCCGGCTACGCCGTCGACACCCACTTCAACCCGGCCTACGACCCGTGGGACCAGCGGATGTGCCTGGTGCCCGACGGCGACCTGTTCCGGGCCATCGGCGACGGACGCGCGGAGGTCGTCACCGACCGCATCGCCACCTTCACCGAGACCGGCGTGGAGCTGGAGTCGGGGCGGCGGCTCGAGGCCGACGTGGTCGTGACGGCCACCGGCCTGTCGCTGCAGGTCTTCGGCGGCGCCGAGCTCAGCGTGGACGGCGAGACCGTCGAGCCCCGCGACACGATGGCCTACCGGGCGATGATGCTGTCCGGGGTGCCCAACTTCGCCTTCACGATCGGCTACACCAACGCCTCCTGGACGCTCAAGGCCGATCTCGTCAGCGAGTACGTCGTCCGGCTGCTGACGCGGATGCGCGCCACCGGGGAGCGCTCGGTGGTGCCGGTGCGCGACCCGTCGGTCGAGGAGGTCCCGCTGATGGACTTCGACGCGGGCTACATCCAGCGGGTGGTCCACACGCTGCCGCGCCAAGGCACCGTCGCCCCGTGGACGCTGCGGCAGAGCTACCTCCACGACGCCCGCACGATCCGCCGCGCGCCCCTCGACGACGGGGTCCTGGACTGGTCGTGA
- a CDS encoding extracellular solute-binding protein produces MVQTASRTQRTRRVRLASSALMALTLATTAAACSNDDDSDGSSADGATTITVATFNEFGYEDLIEEWNADNDDIKIKQVKVGTWDDAKANLYTKLAAGSGLSDIEAIEGDAMPAIMAESGAFVDLTDPELEGRWLDWKAEAGTNADGQMIGYGTDVGPESICYRADLFKKAGLPTDREEVAKLMGTWDDYFATGEKFVKAMPGTAWYDSSGALAQAMLNQVEYPFETDEATIDVDNPELQAVWTAVTDNIESGLSSKIPQWSDDWTAQFQDDGFATIACPGWMMGIIEGNSEGVEGWDIANVFPGGGGNWGGSFLTVPAQGDNIEEAKEVAAWLTAPEQQAKAFEAVGAFPSQVEAQDAPEVKEAVNEFFNDAPIGTITAERAAAITVQPFKGPKYSDILSAFQAAILRVDDGSQDPDTSWEQFLTDVEALG; encoded by the coding sequence GTGGTGCAGACAGCAAGCAGGACCCAGCGGACCCGGCGGGTGCGACTCGCCTCGAGCGCACTGATGGCGCTCACCCTCGCGACGACCGCGGCCGCGTGCAGCAACGACGACGACTCCGACGGATCGAGCGCCGATGGCGCGACCACGATCACCGTCGCGACGTTCAACGAGTTCGGCTACGAGGACCTCATCGAGGAGTGGAACGCCGACAACGACGACATCAAGATCAAGCAGGTCAAGGTCGGCACCTGGGACGACGCCAAGGCCAACCTCTACACCAAGCTGGCGGCGGGCTCCGGCCTCTCCGACATCGAGGCGATCGAGGGCGACGCGATGCCCGCGATCATGGCCGAGAGCGGCGCCTTCGTCGACCTCACCGACCCCGAGCTCGAGGGCCGCTGGCTCGACTGGAAGGCCGAGGCCGGCACCAACGCCGACGGCCAGATGATCGGCTACGGCACCGACGTCGGGCCGGAGAGCATCTGCTACCGCGCCGACCTGTTCAAGAAGGCCGGCCTGCCCACCGACCGCGAGGAGGTGGCCAAGCTGATGGGGACGTGGGACGACTACTTCGCGACCGGCGAGAAGTTCGTCAAGGCGATGCCCGGCACCGCGTGGTACGACTCCTCCGGCGCGCTCGCGCAGGCGATGCTCAACCAGGTCGAGTACCCGTTCGAGACCGACGAGGCCACCATCGACGTGGACAACCCCGAGCTCCAGGCGGTGTGGACCGCCGTCACCGACAACATCGAGAGCGGGCTGTCGTCCAAGATCCCGCAGTGGAGCGACGACTGGACCGCGCAGTTCCAGGACGACGGCTTCGCCACGATCGCCTGCCCCGGCTGGATGATGGGCATCATCGAGGGCAACTCCGAGGGCGTCGAGGGATGGGACATCGCCAACGTCTTCCCCGGCGGTGGCGGCAACTGGGGCGGCTCGTTCCTCACCGTCCCGGCGCAGGGCGACAACATCGAGGAGGCCAAGGAGGTCGCCGCCTGGCTGACCGCCCCCGAGCAGCAGGCCAAGGCGTTCGAGGCCGTGGGTGCGTTCCCCAGCCAGGTCGAGGCGCAGGACGCCCCGGAGGTCAAGGAGGCGGTCAACGAGTTCTTCAACGACGCGCCCATCGGCACCATCACGGCCGAGCGCGCGGCGGCGATCACGGTGCAGCCGTTCAAGGGCCCGAAGTACTCCGACATCCTCTCCGCGTTCCAGGCCGCCATCCTGCGCGTCGACGACGGCTCGCAGGACCCCGACACGTCGTGGGAGCAGTTCCTGACCGACGTCGAGGCCCTGGGCTGA